The following proteins come from a genomic window of Micromonospora echinofusca:
- a CDS encoding fatty acid desaturase family protein → MSDATLDTQRHGGSQYAELSRVIRRAGLLDRRRRYYALRIGALGGCYVGAWTLFGWLGESWWQLGVAAALAVVFAQAGFIGHDAGHRQIFRTRRANDLVGLVHGNLLIGLSYGWWIDKHNRHHAHPNTEGHDPDIVVRPLSFTREQARGQRGPGAVVVRYQAYLFFPLLLLEGLHLHANSVKAVVGPGRLRRRPVEAALLALHVVGYLGAVLLVLSPAQAVAFVLVNQGLLGLYLGSAFAPNHKGMPILAADDRLDYLRRQVLTSRNVRGNWFIDALLGGLNYQIEHHLFPSMPRPNLRHARPLVRQFCADHDVPYHETSLTRSWRQVLGHLHGVGSGRRADDAGLG, encoded by the coding sequence ATGAGCGACGCCACCCTCGACACCCAACGCCACGGTGGCAGCCAGTACGCGGAGCTGTCGCGCGTGATCCGGCGCGCGGGCCTGCTCGATCGCCGGCGTCGTTACTACGCGCTGCGCATCGGCGCCCTCGGCGGGTGCTACGTCGGCGCGTGGACGCTGTTCGGGTGGCTCGGTGAGTCGTGGTGGCAACTGGGCGTCGCAGCCGCCCTGGCGGTGGTCTTCGCGCAGGCCGGGTTCATCGGTCACGACGCCGGTCACCGCCAGATCTTCCGTACCCGCCGCGCCAACGACCTGGTCGGCCTGGTGCACGGCAATCTCCTGATCGGCCTCAGTTACGGCTGGTGGATCGACAAGCACAACCGCCATCACGCGCACCCCAACACCGAGGGGCACGACCCGGACATCGTCGTCCGGCCGCTGTCGTTCACCCGGGAGCAGGCGCGGGGGCAGCGCGGGCCGGGCGCGGTGGTGGTCCGGTACCAGGCGTACCTGTTCTTTCCGCTGCTGCTGCTGGAGGGCCTGCACCTGCACGCCAACAGCGTCAAGGCGGTCGTCGGCCCGGGTCGGCTCAGGCGACGCCCCGTGGAGGCCGCGCTGCTGGCCCTGCACGTCGTCGGATACCTCGGGGCCGTGCTGCTCGTGCTGAGCCCGGCGCAGGCCGTCGCGTTCGTCCTCGTCAACCAGGGCCTGCTCGGGCTCTACCTCGGCAGCGCCTTCGCGCCCAACCACAAGGGCATGCCGATCCTCGCCGCCGACGACCGGCTCGACTACCTCCGACGCCAGGTGCTCACCTCCCGCAACGTGCGCGGCAACTGGTTCATCGACGCCCTGCTCGGCGGCCTGAACTATCAGATCGAGCACCACCTCTTCCCCAGCATGCCGCGCCCCAACCTCCGGCACGCCCGGCCACTGGTCCGCCAGTTCTGCGCCGACCACGACGTTCCCTACCACGAGACCAGCCTGACGCGTTCGTGGCGCCAGGTGCTGGGGCACCTGCACGGGGTCGGATCGGGTCGACGGGCCGACGACGCCGGCCTGGGCTGA
- a CDS encoding LacI family DNA-binding transcriptional regulator: MTTIYDVARVAEVSASTVSRVLNGHSSVDPDLAARVRQAMLDLDYRPNAVARSLRRQRTSLWAVIISDIGNPFFTSLVRGIEDVAQEAGFSVVLCNGDEDPDKETRYVTAALAERMAGVIISPSGPALINRLTEAGMPVVAIDRQPHGVAVDTVLVDNVHGAETATAHLVDGGYRRIACITGPRRISTAVQRLRGYQQALRAAGRSVPEDMVRYADFREDGGYRAMASLLGAAEPPDAVFVTNNLMTVGAIKCLVDRGVAVPARCGVVGFDDIPWAHLVRPSLSTVAQPTYDLGRAAASLLTERIANPAKAASTVTLRTTLRVRESSVRPPGEPGGQPTAERGGLPARAR; the protein is encoded by the coding sequence ATGACGACCATCTACGACGTGGCTCGGGTGGCCGAGGTCTCGGCGTCGACGGTGTCCAGGGTGCTCAACGGCCACTCGTCGGTGGATCCGGACCTGGCGGCGCGGGTACGCCAGGCGATGCTCGACCTGGACTACCGGCCCAACGCGGTGGCCCGCAGCCTGCGCCGGCAGCGCACCAGCCTCTGGGCGGTCATCATCTCCGACATCGGCAACCCGTTCTTCACCTCGCTGGTGCGCGGCATCGAGGACGTGGCGCAGGAGGCCGGCTTCTCCGTCGTGCTCTGCAACGGCGACGAGGACCCCGACAAGGAGACCCGCTACGTGACGGCGGCCCTGGCCGAACGCATGGCCGGGGTGATCATCTCGCCGTCGGGACCGGCCCTGATCAACCGGCTCACCGAGGCCGGGATGCCGGTCGTGGCCATCGACCGGCAGCCCCACGGGGTGGCCGTGGACACCGTCCTGGTCGACAACGTCCACGGCGCCGAGACGGCCACCGCCCACCTGGTCGACGGCGGCTACCGACGGATCGCCTGCATCACGGGGCCGCGCCGGATCTCCACCGCCGTGCAACGGCTGCGCGGCTACCAGCAGGCCCTGCGCGCGGCCGGCCGGAGCGTGCCGGAGGACATGGTCCGCTACGCCGACTTCCGCGAGGACGGCGGCTACCGGGCCATGGCGTCCCTGCTGGGCGCGGCCGAGCCGCCGGACGCGGTCTTCGTCACCAACAACCTGATGACCGTGGGCGCGATAAAGTGCCTGGTCGACAGGGGTGTCGCCGTGCCCGCCCGGTGCGGCGTGGTGGGGTTCGACGACATCCCCTGGGCCCACCTGGTGCGCCCCTCGCTGAGCACGGTCGCGCAGCCCACGTACGACCTGGGGCGGGCCGCGGCCTCGCTGCTCACCGAGCGGATCGCCAACCCCGCGAAGGCCGCCTCGACCGTCACCCTGCGGACCACCCTGCGGGTACGCGAGAGCTCGGTCCGCCCGCCGGGTGAGCCGGGCGGGCAGCCCACCGCCGAGCGGGGCGGGCTGCCCGCCCGAGCCCGCTGA
- a CDS encoding glycoside hydrolase domain-containing protein — protein sequence MKRTTTWLMSLATTAALTTALGSAAAAESTPAPPPQPQPVAVSAVGPQPGTFVGKGFDTCAAPSQSAMNAWRASSPYRAVGIYISGASRTCAQPNLTATWVSNQTANGWRLIPIELGYQAPCGTRAPKMSADPATARSQGRTAADSAANAAQALGIGAGSTIYNDIEHYPTTTACRAAVLSFLSGWVDRLHTRGYLAGMYSSGSSGIRDVCLEYNNASYTRLDQIWIAWWNGVADTDAGSYCSDAYYANHQRLHQYAGDVTETWGGVTMKIDRNYLDVSTSQQPPPQQWSTTVDNTTSGRFTASTNWSTSAYSGSRFGTDYRFANPTSASDVAWYRANIPETGAYEISVWYPADPGYNGQTPYIVATASGNRTVPVDQRVNGGRWVSIGVFTLAAGDANKVGVSRWTSGSGYVVADAVRITRA from the coding sequence ATGAAGAGGACCACCACCTGGCTGATGAGCCTCGCCACCACGGCGGCGCTCACCACCGCGCTCGGATCGGCGGCCGCGGCGGAGTCGACGCCGGCCCCACCGCCGCAGCCGCAGCCCGTGGCGGTGTCGGCCGTCGGTCCGCAGCCCGGCACCTTCGTCGGTAAGGGCTTCGACACCTGCGCCGCCCCGTCGCAGTCGGCGATGAACGCCTGGCGGGCCAGCTCGCCGTATCGCGCGGTGGGCATCTACATCAGCGGTGCCAGCCGCACCTGCGCACAGCCCAACCTGACGGCGACCTGGGTCAGCAACCAGACCGCCAACGGCTGGCGGCTCATCCCCATCGAACTCGGCTACCAGGCGCCCTGCGGCACCCGCGCGCCGAAGATGTCCGCCGACCCCGCCACCGCGCGCTCGCAGGGCCGCACCGCCGCCGACAGCGCCGCCAACGCCGCGCAGGCGTTGGGCATCGGCGCCGGCAGCACCATCTACAACGACATCGAGCACTACCCGACCACCACGGCGTGCCGCGCCGCGGTGCTGTCGTTCCTGTCCGGCTGGGTCGACCGGTTGCACACCCGGGGCTACCTGGCCGGCATGTACTCCAGCGGATCCTCAGGGATCCGGGACGTCTGCCTGGAGTACAACAACGCGAGCTACACCAGGCTGGACCAGATCTGGATCGCCTGGTGGAACGGCGTGGCCGACACCGACGCCGGGAGCTACTGCTCCGACGCCTACTACGCCAACCACCAGCGGCTGCACCAGTACGCCGGCGACGTGACGGAGACCTGGGGCGGCGTGACGATGAAGATCGACCGCAACTACCTGGACGTCAGCACGTCCCAGCAGCCACCCCCGCAGCAGTGGAGCACCACCGTCGACAACACCACGTCGGGCCGGTTCACGGCGAGCACCAACTGGAGCACGTCGGCGTACTCCGGCAGCCGGTTCGGCACGGACTACCGCTTCGCGAACCCGACGTCGGCCAGCGACGTCGCCTGGTACCGGGCGAACATCCCGGAGACGGGGGCGTACGAGATCTCGGTCTGGTACCCGGCCGATCCCGGGTACAACGGCCAGACGCCGTACATCGTCGCCACCGCCTCGGGCAACCGGACGGTGCCGGTCGACCAGCGCGTCAACGGCGGTCGGTGGGTGTCGATCGGCGTGTTCACCCTCGCGGCCGGCGACGCCAACAAGGTCGGGGTGAGCCGCTGGACCAGTGGCAGCGGCTACGTGGTCGCCGACGCCGTACGCATCACCCGCGCGTGA
- a CDS encoding SDR family NAD(P)-dependent oxidoreductase codes for MAADKITETGQDGIDQGRLEICLSVFEALEDLPPDHPDVVRVQRATARLYKVIKQRRREERRDAIAAADRAVTAATATGAPGRIDDETQGIPLASPTEGTTAGFLHNPRGCYVCKQRYHEVDAFYHQLCPTCAALNRERRDARTNLTGRRALLTGGRAKIGMYIALRLLRDGAHTTVTTRFPHDAVRRFAAMPDSAEWLHRLRVVGIDLRDPAQVIALADSVSSQGPLDILINNAAQTVRRSPGAYAQLVAAEAAALPDGPLPEIVTFAKPAGGSDPAGSLTAGPQSTPLTPYALTALALTSGSASPERIAAATAIDAGGLVPDLDPVNSWVQRVQEVDPVELLEVQLCNVTAPFVLVSRLRAAMAAAPARRKYVVNVSAMEGQFGRGYKGPGHPHTNMAKAALNMLTRTSAQEMLTDGILMTSVDTGWITDERPHPTKMRLADAGFHAPLDLVDGAARVYDPIVRGEQGEDLYGCFLKDYAPCAW; via the coding sequence ATGGCGGCGGACAAAATTACCGAAACCGGTCAAGACGGCATCGACCAGGGCCGGCTGGAGATCTGTCTCAGCGTCTTCGAGGCGTTGGAGGACCTTCCTCCCGATCACCCCGACGTGGTGCGCGTGCAGCGGGCCACGGCGAGGCTCTACAAGGTGATCAAGCAGCGCCGGCGCGAGGAGCGGCGCGACGCGATCGCGGCGGCGGACCGCGCGGTGACGGCCGCCACCGCCACCGGCGCCCCGGGCCGGATCGACGACGAGACCCAGGGGATCCCGCTCGCCTCCCCCACCGAGGGCACCACGGCCGGCTTCCTGCACAACCCGCGCGGCTGCTACGTCTGCAAGCAGCGCTACCACGAGGTGGACGCCTTCTACCACCAGCTCTGCCCGACCTGCGCGGCACTCAACCGGGAGCGCCGCGACGCCCGCACCAACCTGACCGGGCGGCGGGCGCTGCTCACCGGCGGCCGAGCCAAGATCGGCATGTACATCGCGCTGCGGCTGCTGCGCGACGGCGCGCACACCACGGTCACCACCCGGTTCCCGCACGACGCGGTGCGCCGGTTCGCGGCGATGCCCGACAGCGCGGAGTGGCTGCACCGGCTGCGGGTCGTCGGGATCGACCTGCGCGATCCCGCCCAGGTGATCGCGCTCGCCGACTCGGTCAGCAGCCAGGGCCCGCTCGACATCCTGATCAACAACGCGGCGCAGACCGTGCGGCGCAGCCCCGGGGCGTACGCGCAGCTCGTCGCCGCGGAGGCCGCGGCCCTGCCGGACGGTCCCCTGCCGGAGATCGTCACGTTCGCCAAGCCGGCCGGCGGGAGCGACCCGGCGGGCAGCCTGACCGCCGGGCCGCAGTCGACCCCGCTCACCCCGTACGCGCTCACGGCGCTCGCGCTGACCAGCGGCTCCGCCTCGCCGGAACGGATCGCGGCGGCCACCGCCATCGACGCCGGCGGCCTGGTGCCGGACCTCGACCCGGTCAACAGCTGGGTGCAGCGGGTGCAGGAGGTGGACCCGGTGGAGCTGCTGGAAGTGCAGCTGTGCAACGTGACGGCCCCGTTCGTGCTGGTCAGCCGCCTGCGGGCGGCGATGGCCGCGGCACCGGCGCGCCGCAAGTACGTCGTGAACGTCTCGGCGATGGAGGGCCAGTTCGGCCGCGGCTACAAGGGCCCGGGGCACCCGCACACCAACATGGCCAAGGCGGCGCTGAACATGCTGACCCGCACCAGCGCCCAGGAGATGCTGACCGACGGCATCCTGATGACCAGCGTCGACACCGGCTGGATCACCGACGAGCGTCCGCACCCGACGAAGATGCGGCTGGCGGACGCCGGCTTCCACGCCCCGCTGGACCTGGTCGACGGCGCGGCCCGGGTGTACGACCCGATCGTCCGTGGCGAGCAGGGCGAGGACCTGTACGGCTGCTTCCTGAAGGACTACGCGCCCTGCGCCTGGTGA